One stretch of Bacillota bacterium DNA includes these proteins:
- the rpoD gene encoding RNA polymerase sigma factor RpoD: protein MKEEQLKIEAVKDLIQRGKQKGCLTYQEIMDALQGIELSPDQIDNIYEHFGAMGIEIVPDRGDGPAFEKERESAPPEEEIEVDLSIPEGIAIDDPVRMYLKEIGRIPLLTAEEEIELAKRIEQGDEEAKRRLAEANLRLVVSIAKRYVGRGMLFLDLIQEGNLGLIKAVEKFDYRKGYKFSTYATWWIRQAITRAIADQARTIRIPVHMVETINKLVRVSRQLLQELGRDPLPEEIAQEMDIPVERVREIMKIAQEPVSLETPIGEEEDSHLGDFIEDEDALAPAEAASFILLKEQLEEVLETLTPREREVLRLRFGLDDGRARTLEEVGQKFKVTRERIRQIEAKALRKLRHPSRSKKLKDYLE from the coding sequence TTGAAAGAGGAACAGTTGAAAATCGAGGCAGTTAAGGATTTGATTCAGCGGGGAAAGCAAAAAGGGTGTCTTACCTACCAGGAAATTATGGATGCTCTTCAGGGAATCGAGTTGAGTCCCGACCAGATAGATAATATCTATGAGCATTTTGGAGCAATGGGGATTGAAATCGTCCCTGACAGAGGGGATGGACCGGCCTTCGAAAAGGAGCGGGAAAGCGCTCCTCCGGAAGAGGAGATTGAGGTAGACCTTTCAATCCCCGAGGGAATTGCCATTGATGATCCCGTGCGGATGTATCTGAAGGAGATCGGGCGGATCCCTCTTCTTACTGCCGAGGAAGAAATTGAGCTTGCCAAACGGATCGAGCAGGGTGATGAAGAGGCGAAACGCCGTCTGGCAGAAGCGAACCTGCGCCTCGTTGTGAGCATTGCCAAGCGCTACGTCGGGCGGGGGATGCTCTTTCTCGACCTCATCCAGGAAGGGAATCTGGGTCTGATCAAAGCCGTCGAGAAATTTGACTACCGAAAGGGGTACAAATTCAGCACCTACGCAACCTGGTGGATCAGGCAGGCGATCACCCGCGCCATTGCGGACCAGGCACGGACGATCCGGATTCCGGTTCACATGGTCGAGACGATTAATAAGCTGGTACGGGTTTCCCGCCAACTGCTCCAGGAACTGGGGAGAGACCCCCTCCCGGAAGAAATCGCCCAGGAGATGGATATCCCGGTCGAGCGGGTGCGGGAAATCATGAAAATTGCCCAGGAGCCTGTTTCGCTGGAAACTCCCATCGGGGAGGAGGAAGACAGCCACCTGGGGGATTTTATCGAAGATGAAGATGCCCTCGCCCCGGCGGAGGCGGCCTCTTTTATCCTTCTCAAAGAGCAGTTGGAGGAGGTCCTGGAGACTCTCACCCCGCGAGAAAGAGAGGTTCTACGCCTTCGTTTCGGGCTCGACGACGGGAGGGCGCGGACCCTGGAGGAAGTAGGGCAGAAGTTCAAGGTAACAAGGGAACGGATCCGCCAGATCGAGGCCAAAGCCCTGCGAAAGCTGCGTCACCCCAGCCGGAGCAAAAAGCTTAAAGACTACCTGGAATAA
- a CDS encoding DUF6364 family protein yields MDHQNVTLSLPKEILKRAKHIAIERGTSLSGLLTHLLEELTRREDAYCLAKRDHLAELEKYDLGTGGNAGWSRGDLHERQR; encoded by the coding sequence ATGGATCACCAGAATGTTACCCTTTCTCTTCCTAAAGAAATCCTGAAGCGGGCAAAGCACATCGCCATTGAACGGGGGACCTCGCTTTCCGGACTTTTGACCCATTTGCTGGAGGAACTGACGCGCCGGGAAGATGCGTACTGCCTGGCAAAGCGGGATCATCTAGCAGAGTTGGAAAAATATGACCTGGGGACAGGGGGGAACGCTGGCTGGAGCAGGGGAGACTTGCATGAGCGCCAGCGGTGA
- a CDS encoding PIN domain-containing protein, producing MSASGERQFLDTNILVYAHDKSAGEKHTRAKRLVAGLWETRCGCLSVQVLQEFYVTVTQKVSRPLAPEEVSRIIFSLSHWHVYTPLAADILKAIKIQQRYQLSFWDAMIIRSAQALGCGVLLTEDLKPGQVYEEVKVFNPFF from the coding sequence ATGAGCGCCAGCGGTGAGCGTCAATTCTTAGATACCAATATTTTAGTTTATGCACACGATAAATCGGCCGGCGAAAAGCATACCCGGGCAAAAAGGCTGGTTGCCGGCCTTTGGGAAACCCGGTGCGGTTGCCTCAGCGTGCAGGTGCTCCAGGAGTTTTACGTCACCGTAACTCAAAAAGTTAGCCGGCCGCTTGCGCCCGAAGAAGTGTCGCGCATTATTTTTAGCCTCTCCCACTGGCATGTGTATACCCCTCTTGCCGCCGACATCCTGAAAGCAATTAAAATCCAACAGCGGTACCAGCTATCGTTTTGGGACGCGATGATTATTCGCAGCGCTCAGGCGTTGGGCTGCGGTGTACTCTTGACAGAGGATCTCAAGCCGGGCCAGGTTTATGAGGAGGTAAAAGTTTTCAATCCTTTCTTCTGA
- a CDS encoding S-layer homology domain-containing protein: protein MKRTGWMILAVVISLLLIANPVFARPDNEKYGGAGKYVNGGGSADREVVKVVKENKGKFLQLKVQLQEREKTSVKREFSDTKAHWAKDSIDKVQSLGWISGYPDMTFKPDTPVTSIEMVSMIVSLAEDLGTGAEGKEAPAVDDGDQTGVSEGEEEVSGDEEKASEPDEDVSENQNELSEGNSDQDEESGIPEVPEWAKDAIRKAVALKIVNVNRFHSQVQATRAQAAVMLAKALGLQPVDTSSVTFSDKVLISSEDLGYILALAEAGIIKGTPDGKFNPNSAITRAEIAAMLAGVADRIGDETAGDTTDQTTQPSTDSTVTLTQPTDQTTTAEGDTTGQADQTGAETA from the coding sequence ATGAAGAGAACGGGATGGATGATACTCGCTGTAGTTATTTCGCTGCTGCTCATCGCAAATCCTGTTTTTGCCCGGCCGGACAACGAGAAATACGGCGGGGCAGGCAAGTACGTAAACGGTGGGGGCTCAGCCGATCGTGAAGTCGTAAAAGTGGTTAAGGAGAACAAGGGCAAGTTTCTTCAGTTGAAAGTCCAACTGCAGGAACGGGAAAAAACATCGGTAAAGCGTGAGTTCTCGGATACCAAAGCTCACTGGGCGAAGGACAGCATCGATAAGGTGCAGAGCCTGGGCTGGATCAGCGGTTATCCGGACATGACCTTCAAGCCCGACACCCCGGTTACCAGCATAGAGATGGTGTCAATGATAGTATCTTTGGCTGAGGATTTGGGCACCGGGGCTGAAGGCAAGGAAGCGCCTGCTGTGGATGACGGCGACCAAACCGGTGTTTCCGAAGGGGAGGAAGAAGTCTCCGGGGATGAAGAAAAGGCCTCCGAACCCGACGAGGACGTTTCCGAGAATCAGAACGAGCTTTCCGAAGGTAACAGTGATCAGGACGAAGAATCCGGTATTCCGGAGGTGCCCGAGTGGGCAAAGGATGCGATCAGGAAAGCCGTTGCCTTGAAGATCGTCAACGTCAACAGGTTCCACAGCCAGGTGCAGGCAACTAGGGCCCAGGCCGCGGTCATGCTGGCCAAAGCCCTGGGACTGCAACCCGTTGATACGTCAAGCGTCACTTTCAGCGACAAGGTGCTGATATCCTCCGAGGATCTGGGCTACATCCTGGCCCTCGCCGAAGCCGGGATCATCAAGGGCACCCCGGACGGCAAGTTCAATCCCAACAGCGCCATAACGAGGGCTGAAATCGCCGCCATGCTGGCGGGTGTGGCGGACAGGATCGGCGATGAAACTGCCGGCGATACAACAGATCAGACTACCCAGCCCTCAACGGATTCAACGGTAACCCTCACCCAACCAACCGACCAGACAACAACAGCAGAGGGTGATACAACTGGCCAGGCGGATCAAACCGGTGCTGAGACCGCTTAA
- a CDS encoding alcohol dehydrogenase catalytic domain-containing protein, with amino-acid sequence MHPLLRCDEIKLGSSCNGCKHCLSGRENLCDGARFTGYDIDGGFAEYTVADHRFCFPIPEGYPDLQAAPLLCAGLIGYRSLVMAGDAEHLGIYGFGNAAHIITQVAKYQGRKVYAFTVPGDVEAQRFALEMGADWAGGSDQAPPVKLDAAIIFAPVGTLVPEALGHLVKGGTVVCGGIHMSDIPSFPYELLWGERVVRSVANLTRRDGEEFLALAPRVPVRTEVTTFPLEQANEALSALRDGEVHGAAVLVVGG; translated from the coding sequence TTGCATCCACTGCTCCGGTGTGATGAAATAAAGCTGGGCTCCTCCTGCAACGGCTGCAAGCACTGCCTCTCCGGGAGGGAAAACCTCTGCGACGGGGCGCGCTTTACCGGGTATGACATCGACGGCGGCTTCGCCGAGTACACCGTTGCCGACCACCGCTTCTGCTTCCCGATCCCGGAGGGCTACCCGGACCTGCAGGCGGCGCCGCTGCTCTGCGCCGGGCTGATCGGCTACCGCTCCCTGGTCATGGCGGGGGACGCCGAACACCTCGGCATCTACGGCTTCGGCAATGCCGCCCACATCATCACCCAGGTGGCCAAATACCAGGGGCGGAAGGTCTACGCTTTCACCGTACCCGGCGACGTTGAGGCCCAGCGGTTTGCCCTGGAAATGGGGGCGGACTGGGCAGGCGGTTCCGATCAGGCTCCACCGGTAAAGCTGGATGCGGCAATTATTTTCGCACCGGTGGGAACGCTGGTGCCGGAAGCGCTCGGGCACCTGGTGAAAGGGGGAACGGTGGTCTGCGGCGGGATCCACATGAGCGACATTCCCTCATTCCCTTACGAACTCCTCTGGGGTGAGCGGGTTGTACGGTCCGTGGCCAACCTGACCCGCAGGGACGGGGAAGAGTTTCTGGCCCTGGCCCCGAGGGTCCCGGTGCGCACCGAGGTGACCACCTTCCCGCTGGAGCAGGCCAACGAGGCCCTGAGTGCCCTGCGCGACGGCGAAGTCCACGGGGCGGCCGTCCTGGTGGTAGGGGGCTAA
- a CDS encoding serine hydrolase: protein MTCQFPEHAMAKLDAGSGHQESRKLNPVASDTRNLSGRPGSSRKGITILSRMYEAKIAGVSAAFIKDGRVIWSGGYGWADLERERPAASP from the coding sequence GTGACCTGCCAGTTTCCAGAACATGCAATGGCGAAACTGGACGCAGGCAGTGGGCACCAGGAGAGTAGGAAGCTTAATCCTGTAGCATCCGACACGCGAAATCTTTCCGGACGCCCCGGCAGCTCGAGAAAAGGAATAACAATCCTCTCCCGAATGTATGAAGCAAAAATTGCGGGGGTATCGGCCGCCTTTATTAAAGACGGGCGGGTGATCTGGTCCGGCGGCTACGGTTGGGCCGACCTGGAAAGAGAAAGACCGGCCGCATCTCCCTGA
- a CDS encoding acyl-CoA dehydratase activase yields the protein MPDMITAGIDIGSLSTDAVLLRDGEVLAYSIVNTGAQARAAAERAFEEVLEKAGISASEVDSVVATGYGRMSVPFAHSQVTEISCHGCGSAFLNPGVRTVIDIGGQDSKVIRLDGQGNVSDFLMNDKCAAGTGRFLDVMADRLELSVAGLGEEDRKAERAAEISSMCTVFAESEVISLIAQGVPRPEIVRGLHRSIAERTAGMVNRLALMPRVMMTGGVAKNPGVVRALSEKLGTEIIVPPEPQIVGALGAALIAQKKRSRTAV from the coding sequence ATGCCTGATATGATTACTGCCGGAATCGACATCGGATCTCTATCCACCGACGCAGTTCTCCTGCGGGACGGTGAGGTGCTGGCATACAGCATCGTAAACACCGGCGCCCAGGCACGGGCGGCGGCGGAGCGCGCCTTTGAGGAGGTCCTGGAGAAGGCGGGGATAAGCGCTTCAGAAGTGGATTCCGTGGTTGCCACCGGTTACGGGAGGATGAGCGTTCCCTTTGCACACAGCCAGGTGACGGAGATCTCCTGCCACGGCTGCGGCTCCGCCTTTCTGAACCCGGGGGTCCGGACGGTGATCGACATCGGCGGACAGGACAGCAAGGTGATCAGGCTCGACGGGCAGGGGAACGTAAGCGATTTCCTCATGAACGACAAGTGCGCCGCAGGCACCGGTCGGTTCCTGGACGTTATGGCGGACAGGCTGGAACTTTCCGTTGCCGGTTTGGGGGAAGAAGACCGGAAAGCGGAGCGGGCGGCGGAGATCAGCAGCATGTGCACCGTTTTTGCGGAATCGGAGGTCATCTCCCTGATCGCCCAGGGGGTTCCCCGCCCGGAGATCGTCCGGGGCCTGCACCGGTCTATTGCCGAACGAACGGCGGGTATGGTCAACCGGCTGGCACTCATGCCCCGGGTGATGATGACCGGCGGCGTGGCCAAGAACCCGGGGGTCGTCCGGGCCCTGTCCGAAAAGCTGGGGACGGAGATCATCGTCCCGCCGGAGCCGCAGATCGTTGGGGCGTTAGGTGCCGCCCTGATCGCCCAGAAGAAGCGCTCCAGGACGGCCGTGTGA
- a CDS encoding 2-hydroxyacyl-CoA dehydratase family protein, whose product MDLNKTIQNLLKDRDRWGKVLSSPISYRIVEGALVLARKSFPWQAIYQMGRFALNQTGRAYTGKVPVVWSSAFFPVEIAWSLQLCPFSPEVAAAFITGMGFGAEALSMGEEAGYSRDLCSFHRCIAGAARAGHLPRPAALLASTHLCDGAPLLFQNMAEIYDAPCFTLDVPYAAGRDAEVYVAGQLERLWHDLAEVTGRRPDRASLGETLRHSNGFRKNMIWANELRCRMPSPISGNDMLAFIYLFFIGQGSRDAAEIGACLAEEIERKVAGDRGNGAEKFRLLWLHLKPYYSNEVMRFIEQAGGVLAFEEFNHIYWLPMDPAEPFLSLARKVLAHFDYKPVEERIRVIRELAEKYRVDGIVHFSHHGCRQSTGGSLILKEALQEAGWPVLLLDGDCLDGRNEAAGGMLTRLQAFFEILEERKEGCLI is encoded by the coding sequence ATGGATCTTAACAAGACAATCCAAAACCTTTTAAAGGACAGGGACCGGTGGGGAAAGGTGCTTTCTTCCCCGATCTCTTACCGTATCGTGGAGGGGGCACTGGTCCTGGCAAGAAAGAGCTTCCCCTGGCAGGCGATCTACCAGATGGGCCGGTTCGCCCTCAACCAGACGGGCCGCGCCTACACCGGGAAGGTTCCCGTTGTCTGGTCCAGCGCCTTTTTCCCGGTGGAAATCGCCTGGAGCCTGCAGTTGTGCCCCTTTTCGCCGGAGGTGGCGGCTGCTTTTATTACAGGGATGGGCTTCGGTGCAGAGGCGTTGAGCATGGGGGAAGAGGCGGGTTACAGCAGGGACCTCTGCTCCTTTCACCGCTGCATCGCAGGAGCCGCCCGGGCCGGCCACCTGCCAAGGCCGGCGGCCCTCCTGGCCAGCACCCACCTCTGCGACGGGGCGCCCCTGCTTTTTCAAAATATGGCGGAGATATATGATGCTCCCTGTTTTACCTTAGACGTGCCCTACGCAGCCGGCCGGGACGCCGAGGTTTACGTGGCCGGGCAGCTTGAGAGGCTGTGGCACGACCTGGCGGAAGTGACCGGGCGCAGACCCGACCGGGCCTCCCTGGGAGAAACCCTCCGGCACAGCAACGGCTTCCGGAAAAACATGATCTGGGCGAACGAACTGCGCTGCCGGATGCCGTCGCCCATTTCCGGGAACGACATGCTGGCCTTCATCTACTTATTCTTTATCGGGCAGGGAAGCAGGGATGCCGCGGAGATCGGCGCCTGCCTGGCGGAGGAGATCGAGCGCAAGGTTGCCGGGGACCGGGGAAACGGGGCGGAGAAATTCCGCCTGCTCTGGCTGCACCTGAAGCCCTACTACAGCAACGAGGTGATGCGCTTCATCGAACAGGCCGGCGGGGTTCTGGCCTTCGAGGAATTCAACCACATCTACTGGCTGCCGATGGACCCGGCCGAACCCTTCCTCAGCCTGGCCCGGAAGGTGCTGGCCCACTTTGACTACAAACCGGTGGAGGAGCGTATCAGGGTGATCCGGGAACTGGCCGAAAAGTACCGGGTGGATGGGATCGTCCACTTTTCCCACCACGGCTGCCGCCAGTCCACAGGTGGCTCCCTGATCCTGAAAGAAGCCTTGCAGGAAGCGGGCTGGCCGGTTTTGCTCCTCGACGGCGACTGCCTGGACGGAAGGAACGAGGCGGCCGGAGGCATGCTGACACGCCTGCAGGCCTTTTTTGAGATCCTGGAAGAAAGGAAAGAGGGATGCCTGATATGA
- a CDS encoding 2-hydroxyacyl-CoA dehydratase family protein, which translates to MLGWVCTYTPEEIFATLGLESCRLYGDDRGEYSKADLEYLPVNFCPLGRACLNEGMGKGNPSLTGVVLTASCHALVHLANAFRYAGERRGKEFFVHLLDLPRTFDGNDAAVRAFSSSLRALAGRLSSFYGVAWDEGAFSEALQAHQSVRRLLRELYQLRMGQPENFRAAGLLEIVRAAGRAKKDEFHPVLDGIVNTLKGNENGESRGGGSQAAALLAGLRRRGSPRGPRLLVAGSPLPFAYLDLIEELGGNIAGDDLCQGYRYCLPDVEEGPDPFISLARGYLERVPCPRMLAGRERFSHLLSLARESGARGIVYHALKFCDASLYEYPLFREYFAGAGIPVLYLETEYRDAGLEQARTRIQAYLELLGEQAGD; encoded by the coding sequence ATGCTTGGTTGGGTTTGCACGTACACACCGGAAGAGATCTTTGCAACCCTGGGTTTGGAGTCCTGCCGTCTTTACGGGGATGACCGGGGAGAATATTCAAAGGCGGATCTGGAATATCTCCCCGTAAACTTCTGCCCGCTTGGCCGGGCGTGCTTGAACGAAGGGATGGGGAAAGGGAACCCCTCTCTTACAGGGGTTGTTTTGACGGCGTCCTGCCACGCCCTGGTGCACCTGGCCAACGCCTTCAGGTACGCCGGCGAGCGCCGGGGAAAGGAATTTTTCGTACACCTCCTGGACCTGCCCCGCACCTTTGACGGCAACGATGCTGCGGTGCGGGCTTTTTCTTCGTCACTGCGCGCCCTGGCCGGCCGCCTGAGCAGCTTCTACGGAGTTGCCTGGGATGAGGGTGCTTTTTCCGAGGCCCTGCAGGCGCACCAAAGCGTACGCCGTCTCCTGCGGGAGCTCTATCAACTGCGGATGGGCCAACCGGAAAATTTCCGGGCGGCGGGGCTCCTGGAGATCGTCCGGGCCGCCGGCCGGGCCAAAAAGGACGAGTTTCACCCCGTCCTGGACGGCATTGTCAACACACTGAAAGGGAACGAAAACGGGGAAAGCCGGGGGGGTGGTTCGCAGGCAGCAGCTCTGCTTGCCGGACTGCGGCGCAGGGGCTCGCCCCGGGGACCGCGCCTGCTTGTTGCGGGAAGCCCGCTTCCCTTTGCTTACCTGGACCTGATCGAGGAGTTGGGGGGAAATATCGCCGGGGACGACCTCTGCCAGGGGTACCGGTACTGTCTTCCGGATGTCGAGGAAGGACCAGACCCCTTTATTTCCCTGGCCCGGGGCTACCTGGAGCGGGTCCCCTGCCCCAGGATGCTTGCGGGGAGAGAACGTTTTTCTCACCTGCTGTCTCTGGCAAGGGAGTCCGGTGCCCGGGGAATCGTCTACCACGCCTTGAAGTTCTGTGACGCCTCCCTGTACGAGTACCCCTTGTTCCGGGAGTATTTTGCGGGGGCCGGGATACCGGTGCTTTACCTGGAGACCGAGTACAGGGACGCCGGGTTGGAACAGGCGCGCACCCGCATCCAGGCCTACCTGGAACTGCTCGGAGAACAGGCTGGTGATTAG
- a CDS encoding NAD+ synthase, with the protein MRLALAQINPTVGDLSGNYRKITSFINRAAETGADLVCFPELALTGYPPEDLLLKPDFLAANREHLEDLAASTKSFDPVVVVGFVDLEEGEVFNAAAVIHRGSLKGIYHKIFLPNYGVFDEKRYFQSGSGGLVFTFASANIGVTICEDIWHPVGPAVLEARQARAQVLLNLSASPYHRGKQQQREKMLSVRASDQIAYLAYVNLVGAQDELVFDGNSMIFDEQGSLIARAAAFREDLLVADLQTERVLRTRFRDLRHRELKTFFGAAGEVQKIFISPPYDKSCPESHQALVNPGRKQAGKWEAPGYAFSEEEEEAEIYEALVLGVKDYVNKNGFARVFVGLSGGIDSSLTAAIAVDALGPERVTGIFMPSPYTSRESREDARRLAANLKINFLEIPIQEIYEAYLAVLGRAFGAPPGDIAAQNLQARIRGNLLMALTNQYGGIVLSTGNKSELSVGYATLYGDMAGGFAVLKDVPKTLVYRLSRYRNRIAGREIIPGRVLEKTPTAELKPGQKDEDDLPPYNVLDQIIEKYVEGDLGPEEITAEGCARGLVQKVIDMIDRSEYKRRQAPPGVKITPRAFGKDRRMPITNRFRETGT; encoded by the coding sequence GTGCGGCTTGCCCTGGCCCAGATTAACCCCACAGTTGGCGACCTCTCAGGCAACTACCGTAAAATTACGTCTTTCATCAACCGGGCGGCCGAAACAGGAGCGGACCTCGTCTGCTTCCCCGAACTCGCCCTGACCGGGTACCCCCCGGAGGACCTGCTGCTCAAGCCCGACTTTCTGGCGGCCAACCGGGAGCATCTCGAGGATCTGGCAGCTTCCACGAAAAGTTTCGATCCCGTAGTAGTCGTGGGATTCGTCGATCTGGAAGAAGGAGAGGTTTTCAACGCCGCTGCCGTAATTCACCGGGGCTCCCTCAAAGGAATTTACCATAAAATTTTCCTTCCAAACTACGGGGTGTTCGACGAAAAGCGCTACTTTCAGAGCGGTTCCGGCGGACTCGTCTTCACCTTTGCCAGTGCAAACATCGGGGTCACCATCTGCGAGGACATCTGGCACCCGGTGGGGCCTGCGGTGCTGGAGGCCCGCCAGGCCAGGGCGCAGGTGCTCCTGAATCTGAGCGCTTCTCCCTACCACCGGGGGAAACAGCAGCAGCGGGAGAAGATGCTTTCCGTAAGGGCCTCAGACCAGATCGCATACCTCGCTTATGTCAACCTCGTGGGCGCCCAGGATGAGCTTGTCTTCGACGGCAACAGCATGATCTTTGATGAGCAGGGCAGCCTCATCGCGAGGGCAGCGGCCTTTCGGGAAGACCTGCTGGTGGCGGATCTGCAAACCGAAAGGGTGCTCCGTACCCGCTTTCGTGACCTGCGCCACCGGGAGTTAAAAACGTTTTTCGGAGCGGCAGGAGAGGTGCAAAAGATCTTCATTTCGCCCCCTTACGATAAATCCTGCCCGGAATCCCACCAGGCCCTGGTGAACCCCGGCCGAAAACAGGCCGGGAAGTGGGAAGCCCCGGGGTATGCTTTTTCGGAGGAGGAAGAGGAAGCAGAGATCTACGAGGCCCTGGTGCTGGGAGTCAAAGATTATGTCAACAAAAACGGGTTCGCGAGGGTCTTCGTAGGCCTGAGCGGCGGGATCGACTCTTCCCTCACCGCGGCCATTGCCGTGGACGCCCTGGGCCCGGAACGGGTGACGGGGATCTTTATGCCCTCCCCCTACACCTCCCGGGAAAGCCGCGAAGACGCAAGGCGGCTGGCGGCCAACCTGAAAATCAACTTCCTCGAAATCCCGATCCAGGAGATCTACGAGGCTTACCTCGCCGTCCTCGGGCGGGCCTTTGGCGCTCCGCCCGGCGACATCGCCGCCCAGAACCTCCAGGCGCGCATCCGGGGGAACCTCCTGATGGCGCTGACCAACCAGTACGGGGGGATTGTGCTTTCTACCGGGAACAAGAGCGAGCTGAGCGTGGGTTATGCCACCCTTTACGGGGACATGGCAGGAGGCTTCGCCGTTTTAAAGGACGTTCCGAAAACCCTCGTTTACCGGCTCTCCCGCTACCGCAACCGGATTGCAGGAAGGGAGATCATCCCCGGGCGGGTTCTGGAAAAGACACCCACCGCAGAGCTGAAACCGGGGCAGAAGGACGAGGACGACCTGCCGCCCTACAACGTGCTCGACCAGATCATCGAAAAGTACGTGGAGGGGGATTTGGGTCCGGAGGAGATCACAGCAGAGGGCTGCGCGCGGGGCCTGGTTCAGAAGGTGATCGACATGATCGACCGGAGCGAATACAAGCGGAGGCAGGCGCCTCCCGGCGTGAAGATCACCCCCCGCGCCTTCGGGAAGGACCGGCGGATGCCCATCACCAACAGGTTTCGAGAAACTGGGACATAA
- the glnA gene encoding type I glutamate--ammonia ligase: MTPEEVLRFVKEKEILFIDLKFNDLPGLWQHFTMPASELTELDDLAGNGIFREGVGFDGSSIRGFQEIQESDMILIPDASTAVLDPVCKAPTLSIICDIYDPITRQPYTRDPRYVAKKAEDYLKSTGIAEVSYWGPEMEFFIFDDIRFDQSVNFGYYFIDSIEGEWNTGRIEDPNLGYKARYKEGYFPVPPHDSHQDLRSEMVATLLQVGIGVEVHHHEVASGGQAEIDMKYDSLTRMGDKCMMYKYIVKNVARCRNKVVTFMPKPLFQDNGSGMHTHQSLWKEGVNLFYDPQGYALTSKLAGYYIGGLLKHAPALMAFCAPTTNSYKRLVPGFEAPVYLAYSMRNRSAAVRIPVYTANPKSKRIEFRPPDCTCNPYLAFAAMLMAGLDGIENEIDPGEPVDKNIYELNGSDAVNLKTVPASLEEAIDALEADHDFLLKGGVFTPDLLDVWIRYKREREIDAVRLRPHPYEFHLYFDL; encoded by the coding sequence GGAGGAAGTATTGAGATTTGTCAAAGAAAAGGAAATTTTATTTATCGACCTGAAGTTCAACGACCTGCCGGGACTCTGGCAGCATTTCACCATGCCAGCAAGTGAACTCACAGAACTGGATGACCTTGCAGGTAACGGGATTTTCCGCGAAGGAGTCGGCTTTGACGGTTCCAGCATCCGCGGGTTTCAGGAAATTCAGGAAAGTGATATGATTTTGATTCCAGACGCCAGTACCGCAGTGTTGGACCCCGTCTGCAAGGCTCCCACGCTCTCGATTATCTGCGACATCTACGACCCTATTACGCGTCAGCCCTATACACGCGACCCCCGGTACGTCGCAAAAAAGGCAGAAGACTACCTGAAATCAACAGGGATCGCCGAAGTGAGCTACTGGGGTCCAGAGATGGAGTTTTTCATCTTCGACGACATCCGTTTTGATCAATCCGTAAACTTTGGCTATTATTTTATCGATTCCATCGAAGGGGAATGGAATACAGGCCGGATCGAAGACCCGAACCTTGGGTACAAAGCCCGTTATAAAGAAGGCTACTTCCCGGTACCGCCCCACGATTCCCACCAGGACCTGCGCAGCGAAATGGTCGCCACCCTGCTCCAGGTCGGAATCGGCGTGGAGGTGCACCACCACGAAGTGGCCAGCGGCGGCCAGGCGGAAATCGACATGAAGTATGACAGCCTGACCAGGATGGGCGACAAGTGCATGATGTACAAGTACATTGTAAAAAACGTAGCCAGGTGTCGCAATAAGGTCGTAACCTTCATGCCCAAGCCACTGTTCCAGGACAACGGCTCCGGGATGCATACCCACCAGTCCCTGTGGAAGGAGGGTGTCAACCTCTTTTACGACCCGCAGGGATACGCCCTGACCAGCAAGCTTGCCGGGTACTACATCGGGGGCTTGCTGAAGCACGCTCCGGCTCTGATGGCCTTTTGCGCCCCGACGACCAACTCCTACAAGCGGCTCGTCCCGGGTTTCGAGGCCCCCGTCTACCTCGCCTACTCGATGCGGAACCGGAGTGCTGCCGTCCGGATTCCTGTTTACACGGCAAATCCTAAATCCAAGCGGATCGAGTTCCGTCCCCCGGACTGCACCTGCAACCCCTACCTGGCCTTCGCAGCAATGCTCATGGCGGGCCTGGACGGGATTGAAAATGAAATTGACCCGGGAGAACCTGTTGATAAAAACATTTACGAATTGAACGGAAGCGACGCGGTCAATCTCAAAACCGTTCCGGCCTCCCTGGAAGAGGCAATTGACGCCCTGGAAGCAGACCACGACTTCCTGCTCAAGGGAGGGGTCTTCACCCCAGACCTCCTGGATGTTTGGATCAGGTACAAAAGAGAGCGGGAAATCGACGCAGTCAGGCTCCGCCCGCACCCCTACGAGTTCCACCTTTACTTTGACTTGTAA